One window from the genome of Kaistella carnis encodes:
- a CDS encoding GLPGLI family protein, translating to MKKLFVFLLLSIAQILYAQNYKITYKTFFEGKENEKQDPTIVFTNDKETFILSDQILKTTKDIPFEIQKINRTDNRINQFAFLLNNAVSDYENKEILAKQKFELKSDIKKILGYTCKKAVTSINSNTMDIWYTTDLKVKGGPSLLGQDLGLVLEITRNGNTTTKATEISKVKNFSLEKIFDQKKIAPTDELTYKDLLWKSRFTTISTFENETINFTSDLKKDKKILRFAKGTLILKKVKYPKIEANANVFVELTEQSAGDAYDRTGSVFIIPQNKEKSFFDALQNGVKTIPSFDNGNGKTYQGVVATENYEPPLELMRFFTPFGIQQFNHLKLKDKNWHDKVYYRQDISDFKEILSEKEFWTGVFIGNYNKNGHKVSLEMTIHKDGLDVFRNNTVTPLFNTLNIMEMEGQEYATMFNSPKGLITDFTLKKDLKNAKLRYITTGHGGWENGDEFLPKENTILVDGKEVFSFVPWRTDCGSYRLYNPASGNFANGLSSSDYSRSNWCPGTTTNPIYISLGDLKAGNHQIQILIPQGEKEGNSFSSWNVSGVLLGEE from the coding sequence ATGAAAAAGTTATTCGTATTTCTGCTGTTGTCTATTGCTCAAATCCTATATGCTCAAAATTATAAAATTACCTATAAAACGTTTTTTGAAGGAAAAGAAAATGAGAAACAAGATCCTACTATTGTTTTCACAAATGACAAAGAAACCTTTATTCTGAGTGATCAAATTTTGAAAACGACCAAAGACATTCCGTTTGAAATTCAGAAAATTAACAGAACTGATAACCGGATTAATCAATTTGCTTTTCTACTGAATAATGCAGTTTCTGACTATGAAAATAAAGAGATTTTAGCAAAACAAAAATTCGAACTTAAAAGCGATATCAAGAAAATCTTAGGTTATACTTGTAAAAAAGCGGTAACCTCCATCAACTCCAATACCATGGACATTTGGTACACGACTGATTTGAAAGTCAAAGGCGGACCTTCGCTCTTAGGTCAGGACTTGGGGTTGGTTTTAGAAATTACCAGAAACGGCAACACCACAACCAAAGCTACTGAAATCTCGAAAGTAAAAAACTTCAGCCTGGAAAAAATCTTTGACCAAAAGAAAATAGCACCAACCGACGAACTAACTTATAAAGATCTCCTTTGGAAAAGCCGTTTCACAACCATATCAACTTTTGAAAATGAAACCATCAATTTTACATCTGATTTAAAAAAGGATAAAAAAATTCTACGTTTTGCCAAAGGAACTCTCATTCTTAAAAAAGTAAAGTATCCAAAAATAGAAGCGAACGCGAATGTTTTCGTTGAATTAACAGAGCAATCGGCAGGTGACGCTTACGACCGAACAGGAAGCGTTTTCATTATTCCTCAGAATAAAGAGAAAAGCTTTTTCGATGCGCTACAAAACGGTGTTAAAACAATTCCATCTTTCGACAATGGAAACGGAAAAACATATCAGGGAGTTGTGGCCACGGAAAATTATGAGCCTCCTTTGGAACTCATGAGATTTTTCACGCCTTTTGGAATTCAGCAGTTTAATCATCTGAAATTAAAAGATAAAAACTGGCACGACAAAGTATATTACAGACAGGATATTTCAGATTTTAAAGAAATCCTGAGCGAAAAAGAATTCTGGACGGGAGTTTTCATTGGAAACTACAACAAAAACGGACACAAGGTTTCATTGGAAATGACGATCCATAAAGATGGACTCGATGTTTTCAGAAACAACACCGTTACTCCCCTTTTTAACACCTTGAATATCATGGAAATGGAGGGACAGGAGTATGCCACCATGTTTAATTCTCCAAAAGGTTTGATTACCGATTTCACGCTGAAAAAAGATTTGAAAAACGCGAAACTCCGCTATATTACAACGGGACACGGCGGCTGGGAAAATGGCGATGAATTTTTACCGAAAGAAAATACGATTCTTGTCGACGGAAAAGAGGTATTTTCTTTTGTTCCATGGCGCACCGATTGCGGCAGTTATCGCCTTTACAATCCGGCTTCGGGCAACTTTGCCAACGGACTTTCTTCTTCCGATTACAGCCGCAGCAACTGGTGTCCCGGCACTACGACGAATCCGATTTACATTTCTTTGGGCGATCTAAAGGCGGGCAATCATCAGATTCAAATCTTGATCCCACAAGGCGAGAAAGAAGGTAACAGCTTCAGTTCCTGGAATGTTTCGGGCGTGCTTTTGGGCGAGGAATAG